A region of the Cannabis sativa cultivar Pink pepper isolate KNU-18-1 chromosome 3, ASM2916894v1, whole genome shotgun sequence genome:
ATGTTCTGGATGTTACATTTGAAATTTCTGTTCTATTAGCCTAATCTAGATCTGTTGCTTATAATGGATGGCTTACAATGCAGAGGCTGATATAAGGCGTGAGATGGATAGGAAGGAGCAAGAGCGGAAAAAGAATCAAAAGGTTGAATTTCTTTCAGGAGGCACTCAACCTGGAATTATTTCTAGTGCAGCCAAAATTAACTTGCCTGTTCCAGGTTTGAGAAGTACTTGGCTTTTAACTTTCATTATAGTATGATTTTTTAATACATCCAAATTCAGAATTTCTTCTCTAAGGCACCAATTTAGATTTTTAGTAAGTGAATATGTTCTTAACTTGAGCTATTTTCTTTAGGTGTTCCACCGGTTGCTGGTTCTGGGCTGTTTTCTGCAATGCCATCTGCTGATGCCGTTCCCCGGGATGGTAGACAGAACAAGAAGTCAAAGTGGGATAAGGTTTGTTTCTAATTCATGCATATAGGGTAGTTATGTTCACTCGTAAAAGAGATGATGACactgtttcattttttttttttaatttttttcccctTTTCCAGATAGATGGTGACAGAAGAAATCCTCTCCCTTCAGTAGTGCAAGATTCTTTATCCACTGTCGGAGCTCAGGCAACAATTTTATCAGCTGTTAATGCAGGCACTGGATATATGGCTTTCGCGTAAGTTTATGAAATACTGCGGAAGGTCTAGCGATCTGTTTATCTTAGAACATTTTCCGTTATTTTGGTTTGCTATTTGGATTTAATTGCAAATGTGGTGTTCCTTACAAAATTTGCTATAAAAACTTCTCTGAAATCAAACTCCTACGCGGACTTCCCAgatatgcattttaaatttttaccacATTGAAACTTGATGATATACCCAAATTATGCTTTTGTTCTGTCTTCAAATCAAAGGTTGACTTTTAACAGCTATGGTGTTTCTTCTACTGTTTATCCATAACAGTAATGCTAGACACACGCGCACACACCCTCAAATTGTACACTttggtttaatttttgacactctttatttcattggttatacCTTGTCGACATTTATTGAAGATGTTGAAATATTATGGTCTAATTTTTAATTACTGTGTTGTGCTTTGCAGGCAGCAAAAACGGCGAGAAGCAGAAGAGAGAAGATCCACTGATAGGAAGTTGGAGAGAAGATCTTGATTTTATCTTAATATATTGTGTTTCTCCAATATTTAATGATAAACAGAGATAATACACATCCAATTTTTGAAATCTAAAGAGGGGATAAAAGGATAATGTATATTGTTAGAATGAAAATTTACTTCTTCACCTTGTCATAACTCGGTTATCATTGTCTCCCATGAAAAATTTGTCAAACTAACCATTTGAAATACTAAAATTTGCAAAATAACTTTATTTAATTTACTCTATGCAATCATGATGATCGTATAGTGTAAATTCATAGTCGTTTTGCGACTATAATGGTCATTTATAGTCGCACAGTGTAATTTTGCGACCATAAGTTATTTTGCTAATAAAAATTTTCATAAAgattatttttacaaaacacacgGCTCCCATTCTAttgcttgttttttttttttaacaaaatttctGGAACAAAATTCTATTGCTTCATTCCAAAAGGCACAACACTAAAATGAACTAGACTGATGCTAAATTGAGTTGCCAAAAAGTGCTACTACAACagtatacaatattttttaattgtcgaAAATATTCATAAATGTAAATAATATGGATCATTAAGTGAAAAATAATGTGATTACAAATTTTGTTAAATCTGGTTTGAAGATAAAAGGAAGTGATTGAATGAATTGCCCACAAAAAAAATCCGTacgactttttttttctttttttttttaaaaaaaaaaatatggattGCCCCTACAAACAAACTTTTGAACCAAAATCTTAACTTAGAACCTATTCTGTATTCTTGAATGTACCCTTTTGTTTGGTACTTATtcttttatctatatttttttaaagggaAATTCGACACTAAAATGTATTCACCTATTGTAACACCTAATTATTGTCCCCCATTAGTAGCCAACCAACCCCAACTAAACCAACTCCcccataaaaaagaaaaattttaaaaaacacaatATGGAGCCAGTACTACATTCTGTGCACAAATTCACGATTTTCCATATTTCCTAGTATGGGAGGACACAAAGCTTAGATAGTCATCATATCTGATTTTAAGGAGGTTTGCTGGTAAGAGGCAAAAAAACTACAAGAAAGATTTTGAGAATATGGtaatttagttttaaatttatccaagtaaataatttacagTTAAAAGAACGCAGCATCATTATTGGTTATAGTATCATCATTCTCCAGCAATGATTGACTAGAATGCTGCCATGGCAAGAAAATAGGTCCCATCAAGTTtctgtatgtatgtatgtatttaTGACTAGCGTTTAACCAGGGAGCACTAAAATGGTATAAAAAACATAACATCTCACCCAAGAAGCCAATAATAACGAGAATAAAAAACTCACATTCACATTCGGGTTAAGGCTTAAGCCAGAAAGCTATTATTTTTTAGAACACTCATTTGAAGAACAAAGCATTTTGTTGCTTTCATTGACAAGTTTGAAGTACACCACTACAACAAATCTTATTAAGAAAGAGGCTGGAAAACATAAATTCAAATCAAGTAAATGTAGCCATTTTTTCTGCATTTGAAAGTCAGAATATTCCTGCTATAGTTGCCTGAACTATTAAGGCCAAAGAGAGACACATAAACTCATCATTATGCACTTCAATTTTCCGGATTTGCTTGTTTTCGAGCCTCTTCTCGCATCACTGCTCTAGTATATATTTCATAGCAACAGCCTGAAACAAACATCATATTACATGTGAGAGATTGaaagtttgtttttgtttttttgctgGAAATGTGAGGTTGAAAGTTGCAACATGCAATGAAGTGGATAAAAAAGGTTTCGAGTAGCTAAAAAGAATTTGGAAACGGTTCCTCTATTGGGTATATCCTCTTATACCCTCACATCTTTCTATTTACTCTTAATTTTCTTGTTGTCTTTTAATGCCATGGGTGGAGGAAAACATGTGTACTTTAGATTATCAACTTATATTAATTGCAAAGAGGAAAAAGGATATTTTATCTCAAACAAGTTAACTTCTTTGTGAAAGCTTATTAATGATCCAGTAAAGTTGTTGTCACAGATGAATACTCAATTGCGAGTATTACACATTTATGCACAATGAATCTAAGTTACAAATCTTCTTTTTCCTCACTTTCATTCTTTGATCTATTGCAACCTTAACAGATGATCACAGATTGTGCCTCTAACACCACAGATGCTATTACTGTACACTACTAGGGCCAATTGCAGTATTCCATCACATTttccaaacttttttttttttacattttccaAACTTTAATGAATCTGAATTGTTCCAAAGATCACTACCACAATCGTGTTGAACCATCTCAAGTTTATTTCCTTTCTATGGCACCCACTCTTGTTGGTTCTATAATACCTCTATCCAAAAAAGTTTCCTAAAGCCTAAAAATCATGGAAGCACAACAAGTTCAGGCCAGCCATTGGCATGGACCACCAAATTATATTCTTCAAAAGAAAGAATAATGGCATTGGCTCTGCTAAATTTTACATTAACAACAAAACCAAGATACTAAGTTAGAATTCTAGcaaaaacacaaaataaaaaacattacCTGCTACAACAACTATAGTGAGTACATCTCCCACTCTCATAAGTCGCCTCACATTAGGCTTATGTGACTTGAATCGCTTTAAAGATGGGTCCTCAGCCAAGAGCTGCAGAAAATTCAGCTTAAAA
Encoded here:
- the LOC133036146 gene encoding succinate dehydrogenase subunit 7B, mitochondrial-like — protein: MAFILNKTAVGSQLRSHFQIQGARNNALSLSRRQFHVEPGKRKLALLAEDPSLKRFKSHKPNVRRLMRVGDVLTIVVVAGCCYEIYTRAVMREEARKQANPEN